The proteins below come from a single Psychrobacter sp. PL19 genomic window:
- a CDS encoding DUF1499 domain-containing protein produces the protein MKVLVTLISLIALLLVVLPGPLYKFGIVDLGTAFAGFKFGVYAGIAALVLLLLQFLLKRDTMTLGSSAIVVVFSVFSIAMPLSMMNTAKSVPPIHDISTDLVNPPEFVAIAPLRANAPNPVEYAGEASAEQQRQAYPELKTLNYSQPKAELVSAVEQAAKNLGWELINADASNGIIEATHTSTWFGFEDDVIVRVNDQGNERLVDIRSKSRIGGSDLGKNAARIHTLIEELDTVLAE, from the coding sequence ATGAAAGTTTTAGTTACTCTAATAAGTTTAATCGCCTTATTGCTAGTCGTATTACCAGGCCCTCTTTATAAATTTGGTATTGTCGATTTAGGTACTGCGTTTGCAGGGTTTAAGTTTGGGGTATATGCCGGTATTGCAGCGCTGGTGCTGCTTTTACTACAATTTTTATTGAAACGTGACACGATGACGCTTGGCAGTTCGGCGATAGTGGTTGTATTTTCTGTATTTTCTATCGCAATGCCCCTTAGTATGATGAATACCGCCAAAAGTGTACCGCCCATTCATGATATTTCAACCGACTTAGTAAACCCGCCTGAATTTGTGGCTATTGCACCACTGCGCGCTAATGCCCCAAATCCGGTAGAGTATGCTGGTGAAGCAAGTGCAGAGCAACAACGTCAAGCCTATCCGGAGCTTAAAACCCTCAACTATTCGCAACCAAAAGCTGAGTTAGTGAGTGCTGTTGAACAAGCTGCTAAAAACTTAGGCTGGGAACTAATAAATGCGGATGCTAGCAACGGAATTATTGAAGCGACACATACGTCAACCTGGTTTGGTTTCGAAGACGACGTAATCGTCCGTGTTAATGATCAAGGTAACGAACGTTTGGTCGATATTCGAAGTAAATCACGTATTGGTGGTAGCGATTTAGGTAAAAATGCAGCACGCATTCATACTTTAATTGAAGAGCTAGACACTGTACTAGCAGAGTAG
- the msrA gene encoding peptide-methionine (S)-S-oxide reductase MsrA — protein sequence MQNIILGGGCFWCTESVFLSLKGVQSVVSGYMGGEAATANYQTVCGGNSGHVEVIKIEFDQSILPLEVLLDVFFGTHDPTTKDRQGNDVGSQYRSVVFYTDEDQKPTVDRTINKLRDMGLDIVTEVHPAVEFYKAEDDHQDFFNRNPGQAYCNFAIPPKLAKLRKEFSKYMTD from the coding sequence ATGCAAAACATTATATTAGGCGGTGGCTGTTTCTGGTGTACCGAATCAGTATTTTTATCACTCAAGGGTGTACAGTCGGTGGTCTCAGGTTACATGGGCGGCGAAGCTGCTACTGCTAACTACCAAACAGTATGTGGCGGTAATAGCGGGCACGTGGAAGTCATTAAAATCGAATTTGATCAGTCTATTCTACCGCTAGAAGTGCTACTTGATGTATTCTTTGGTACTCATGACCCGACTACCAAAGACCGTCAAGGTAACGATGTCGGCAGTCAATATCGCAGCGTCGTGTTTTATACAGACGAAGATCAAAAACCAACTGTTGATCGCACTATTAATAAGCTGCGCGACATGGGGCTTGATATCGTCACTGAAGTACATCCTGCTGTAGAGTTTTATAAGGCTGAAGACGATCATCAGGACTTCTTTAATAGAAACCCCGGTCAAGCCTATTGTAACTTTGCTATCCCACCTAAACTTGCTAAACTTCGTAAAGAGTTTAGTAAATATATGACTGATTAA